The Cervus elaphus chromosome 21, mCerEla1.1, whole genome shotgun sequence genome window below encodes:
- the LOC122679183 gene encoding glycosyl-phosphatidylinositol-anchored molecule-like protein isoform X1 — MFQLFTQVQAPTGMMLLLAFLLFMGWPLGFVEPWSYNVQCYECVVKNTFNCPELRTCPYEIRRCYTVSMRLNSRDILVVKNCTFNCTFMYRSEEPPEAPRRKTTHRFNSFYWVNCCGANMCNFQGPSNLERDITAEYTLEEDIEDNAQLVQSALFLSIVSILVRNTLT, encoded by the exons ATGTTCCAGCTCTTCACACAG GTTCAAGCCCCCACAGGGATGATGCTCCTCCTTGCCTTCCTCCTCTTCATGGGATGGCCACTGGGCTTCGTTGAGCCCT GGAGCTATAACGTACAGTGCTATGAGTGTGTAGTGAAAAACACCTTTAATTGTCCAGAACTTAGAACGTGTCCTTATGAAATTAGGCGGTGTTATACTGTCTCCATGC gtTTGAATTCTCGGGACATACTCGTCGTCAAGAACTGCACATTTAACTGCACATTTATGTATAGATCCGAAGAGCCTCCAGAAGCCCCCAGAAGAAAGACGACTCATAGATTTAACAGTTTTTATTGGGTTAATTGTTGTGGTGCGAACATGTGCAATTTCCAAGGACCTAGTAATCTGGAGAGGGACATCACAGCAGAATACACACTTGAAGAGGATATAGAAGATAATGCACAATTGGTGCAGTCAGCTTTGTTCCTGAGCATCGTCTCCATTCTAGTCAGGAACACGCTGACCTGA
- the LOC122679183 gene encoding glycosyl-phosphatidylinositol-anchored molecule-like protein isoform X2, with protein MMLLLAFLLFMGWPLGFVEPWSYNVQCYECVVKNTFNCPELRTCPYEIRRCYTVSMRLNSRDILVVKNCTFNCTFMYRSEEPPEAPRRKTTHRFNSFYWVNCCGANMCNFQGPSNLERDITAEYTLEEDIEDNAQLVQSALFLSIVSILVRNTLT; from the exons ATGATGCTCCTCCTTGCCTTCCTCCTCTTCATGGGATGGCCACTGGGCTTCGTTGAGCCCT GGAGCTATAACGTACAGTGCTATGAGTGTGTAGTGAAAAACACCTTTAATTGTCCAGAACTTAGAACGTGTCCTTATGAAATTAGGCGGTGTTATACTGTCTCCATGC gtTTGAATTCTCGGGACATACTCGTCGTCAAGAACTGCACATTTAACTGCACATTTATGTATAGATCCGAAGAGCCTCCAGAAGCCCCCAGAAGAAAGACGACTCATAGATTTAACAGTTTTTATTGGGTTAATTGTTGTGGTGCGAACATGTGCAATTTCCAAGGACCTAGTAATCTGGAGAGGGACATCACAGCAGAATACACACTTGAAGAGGATATAGAAGATAATGCACAATTGGTGCAGTCAGCTTTGTTCCTGAGCATCGTCTCCATTCTAGTCAGGAACACGCTGACCTGA